In Vibrio japonicus, one DNA window encodes the following:
- the mobA gene encoding molybdenum cofactor guanylyltransferase MobA, which produces MLLPTQTSWVILAGGQASRMGGKDKGLIELNNKPLVQHVIERLSSQTPNVLINANRNQETYAQFGEVFSDSFSNYPGPMGGIHAGLIHAPTDWVGFVPCDSPQINTDLVKRFCDAADDTTDILVAHDGDHQQPVFTLYHKRVLPKLTAFLERGDRKIILLYNECNMRYVDFSDSPDCFLNLNTPEELEQFGTLTS; this is translated from the coding sequence ATGCTTCTTCCCACGCAAACTAGTTGGGTTATTTTAGCGGGTGGTCAAGCCAGCCGTATGGGCGGCAAAGACAAAGGCCTTATCGAGTTAAACAACAAGCCGCTGGTGCAACACGTTATCGAACGCCTTTCATCGCAAACTCCAAACGTATTAATTAATGCCAACCGAAATCAGGAAACATACGCGCAGTTTGGCGAAGTATTTAGTGATTCATTTTCTAACTATCCTGGTCCAATGGGCGGCATACACGCTGGCCTTATCCATGCACCAACGGATTGGGTTGGATTTGTCCCCTGTGACAGCCCACAAATCAATACCGACCTCGTAAAACGCTTTTGTGACGCGGCAGATGACACCACCGATATCTTGGTTGCTCATGATGGAGACCACCAGCAGCCCGTTTTTACGCTGTATCATAAGCGCGTACTTCCAAAACTAACGGCATTTCTTGAGCGTGGTGATAGAAAAATAATTCTTCTCTATAACGAGTGCAACATGCGCTACGTCGATTTCAGTGACTCTCCAGACTGCTTTCTAAATTTGAATACCCCAGAAGAACTCGAACAATTTGGAACATTAACCTCATGA
- a CDS encoding DUF2960 domain-containing protein, which translates to MARTILYTYKGEDKTLTFSYEQHRNIHEAVAEAEGIDISNYLKMEQQIEAVSDTKAVRNYRDNHFRKLGFEKLTLKQKENRGVGEKNR; encoded by the coding sequence ATGGCTCGCACCATCCTTTACACCTACAAAGGTGAAGACAAAACACTCACTTTTTCTTACGAACAACACCGTAATATCCATGAAGCCGTTGCTGAAGCAGAAGGGATCGATATTTCAAATTACCTGAAAATGGAACAGCAAATTGAAGCGGTATCCGATACCAAAGCTGTCCGTAATTATCGTGATAACCATTTTAGAAAGTTAGGTTTTGAAAAGCTCACGCTAAAACAAAAAGAAAACCGCGGCGTTGGTGAAAAGAACCGTTAA
- a CDS encoding sigma-54-dependent transcriptional regulator, whose protein sequence is MSPILDPNKVSQYQAFSVLVVDDELGMQTILNKALSKWFSRVDTAGSIEEAEILRLAHHYDLIILDINLPGRTGVEWEEAFNDDDRKADVIFMTGYADLETAISALKLGASDFILKPFNLNQMLQAVQRCMDKRLSERHQYALRHDFKRHIKTDIVGSSERTKQLKQLIAQFAPSRASVLIEGESGTGKELVARGVHDASQRKGPFVPVNCGAIAPELLESELFGHTSGAFTGAKKNREGLFRVANGGTLFLDEIGEMPISMQSALLRVLEQRTIRPVGSEQEINIDVRVVAATNRNLEQEVEKGNFRRDLFYRLNVLKIDVVPLRERLADLIELVPFFTRMLAAELGVPEPKWAHEDMSAINEYEWPGNVRELKNLIERCILLGKPPAHHWRDINGTTSQKSISVTVSTGSEILGLPQDSEQQNGYPNDWSLKEVERAHILQLVDFHDGNKSAAARDLGVARKTLERKFKDWETGDSSYAK, encoded by the coding sequence ATGTCGCCAATCTTAGATCCTAATAAAGTGTCACAATATCAAGCATTTTCTGTTCTCGTTGTCGATGATGAGCTAGGGATGCAAACCATTCTTAATAAGGCGTTAAGCAAGTGGTTCTCAAGAGTCGATACCGCGGGAAGCATTGAAGAGGCAGAAATACTGAGATTGGCGCATCATTATGATTTGATCATCTTGGACATTAATTTGCCTGGGCGAACGGGGGTAGAATGGGAAGAAGCCTTCAACGATGATGACCGAAAAGCCGATGTCATATTTATGACTGGTTACGCCGATCTGGAAACCGCGATTTCTGCCTTAAAGCTGGGTGCATCGGACTTTATCCTTAAGCCTTTTAATTTGAATCAAATGCTTCAAGCGGTGCAAAGGTGTATGGATAAGCGTCTTTCCGAGAGGCATCAATACGCACTGCGACATGATTTTAAACGCCATATTAAGACAGATATCGTTGGAAGCTCCGAGCGTACCAAGCAACTCAAACAACTGATTGCTCAATTCGCGCCTTCACGAGCGTCGGTGCTAATCGAAGGAGAATCTGGCACGGGCAAAGAGTTAGTGGCTCGCGGAGTCCATGACGCCAGCCAACGAAAAGGACCGTTTGTGCCAGTTAACTGTGGTGCTATTGCGCCTGAATTACTTGAAAGTGAACTATTCGGCCATACTTCAGGGGCATTTACCGGAGCGAAAAAAAATCGTGAAGGTCTGTTTCGCGTTGCCAACGGCGGCACCTTGTTTTTAGACGAAATCGGTGAGATGCCGATTTCCATGCAATCAGCACTGTTGCGTGTGTTAGAACAGCGTACTATTCGTCCGGTAGGCAGCGAGCAAGAGATAAATATTGACGTGCGTGTTGTGGCAGCGACCAACAGGAACCTTGAGCAAGAAGTTGAGAAGGGAAACTTTAGGCGGGATCTTTTTTATCGTCTTAACGTCCTAAAAATTGATGTGGTTCCACTTCGAGAGCGACTGGCCGATTTGATTGAACTTGTTCCATTCTTCACGCGTATGCTCGCTGCGGAGCTTGGTGTTCCGGAACCTAAGTGGGCGCATGAGGATATGAGTGCGATAAATGAGTACGAATGGCCGGGTAACGTGCGGGAACTAAAGAACTTGATTGAGCGCTGCATTCTGCTTGGAAAGCCGCCAGCGCACCACTGGAGAGATATTAACGGCACAACTTCTCAGAAGAGTATTTCCGTAACGGTTTCAACCGGTAGTGAAATACTGGGTCTTCCCCAAGACTCAGAGCAACAAAATGGTTACCCCAATGACTGGTCATTAAAAGAGGTCGAAAGGGCGCACATTCTTCAGCTGGTGGATTTTCATGATGGTAACAAATCTGCCGCCGCACGAGACCTTGGTGTGGCACGAAAAACGTTAGAGAGAAAGTTCAAAGATTGGGAAACCGGGGATTCAAGTTATGCCAAGTAA
- a CDS encoding putative bifunctional diguanylate cyclase/phosphodiesterase, producing MKALIQKIFNAQDGEEFSLQCLNEIYTRYAPDHCLVAEYNQEKNIATTLVYLAQGKRLDNISYDLLGSPCEKVMNNEVMCSYSSDVQQSFPKDIVLQHLDAEGYIGVPLQAKNGQIVGVLALLFDSPIDESQFDSNWLITIGVLIGNSVLRERLTKENNKLLQQFDYSEQITDTCSWAWNVKNNLFYYSSNLTRMFNISPDRKLSFSDFFNDYIFKSDAQYQEFISQTMCQDDVSRLIVRQKECHSNMQLEMRYSKRFNDFGELEKIEGNIKNITDLSKLQLNSSVADQIIQLSDRGIMLTDQNNHIMKVNARVEEITGYNEQELQGQSTRIFSSGIHDAEFYQKMWQCIQSTGRWSGEIWNKTKSGAIYPEKLQISVVEDIDGKVTNYIAIFEDMTAHKMIQNQLARYKNKRDFTGLMTRTKFIRNLDERVDQMVVLIDICRFSSINTLYGEAFGNKVLRHVGQTLTEHFSSCSSDICRYGADQFALTLGESYYEQIDIITERIRTVLEAEFAIEQRKLKLSVNIGHSNHEYSAAECHPLTQAYYALDKAKKRPVPSTIKYSALMEQSISRKHKLGVLLKMAIAEKRLHVEYQPIFDIQENRVVKFEALARWTENGEVISPFEFIPIAEELGYIRDLGQLVLDIACTDMQRLKELGHANMRISINRSIEELNHEEINNSSILNTIHEAGLSTDDFIIEVTESIPLEDKPEVQRLLKHLRQNGLRLALDDFGTGYASFSNLMKNTVDILKIDRSLIKNIDTDKNNAVLVESVGLLANQLGLDVIAEGVETEEQLQLLKSMGCRFIQGYYISKPTPFETAINLLQ from the coding sequence ATGAAAGCCCTTATACAGAAAATATTCAACGCTCAGGATGGTGAGGAGTTCAGCCTACAATGTTTAAACGAAATCTATACAAGGTATGCTCCCGATCACTGTTTGGTTGCGGAATATAACCAAGAAAAAAATATCGCTACCACCCTTGTTTACTTAGCACAAGGGAAGCGATTGGATAACATCTCTTATGATCTGTTAGGAAGCCCCTGTGAAAAAGTCATGAACAACGAAGTCATGTGTTCGTATTCTTCTGACGTCCAACAATCCTTCCCTAAAGACATAGTCCTGCAACACCTTGATGCAGAAGGCTACATCGGAGTACCACTACAAGCAAAAAATGGCCAGATCGTTGGTGTACTGGCTCTACTGTTTGATTCTCCGATTGATGAAAGCCAATTTGATTCAAACTGGCTTATCACTATTGGCGTGTTAATAGGTAATTCTGTCCTACGAGAAAGATTGACCAAAGAGAATAACAAACTACTCCAGCAATTTGATTATTCTGAGCAGATTACGGATACCTGCTCGTGGGCATGGAATGTCAAAAACAACCTGTTTTACTATTCCAGCAACCTGACTCGCATGTTCAACATCTCGCCAGATAGAAAGCTCAGTTTTTCAGACTTCTTTAATGACTATATTTTTAAAAGTGATGCGCAATATCAGGAATTCATTTCTCAAACGATGTGCCAAGATGATGTATCACGACTTATCGTTCGACAAAAAGAATGTCATTCCAACATGCAACTAGAGATGCGTTATTCCAAGCGCTTTAACGATTTCGGTGAACTGGAAAAGATAGAAGGTAACATCAAAAATATTACCGACCTTTCAAAACTCCAGTTAAACAGTTCAGTGGCGGATCAGATTATTCAGCTCTCTGATCGGGGCATCATGTTAACTGATCAGAACAACCACATTATGAAAGTGAACGCCCGCGTCGAAGAGATTACAGGGTATAACGAACAAGAGTTACAAGGTCAATCCACTCGTATTTTCAGTTCTGGCATTCACGATGCGGAGTTTTACCAAAAGATGTGGCAATGTATCCAGAGCACTGGCCGCTGGTCGGGTGAAATATGGAATAAAACCAAATCTGGCGCGATTTACCCAGAAAAGCTACAAATATCCGTGGTTGAAGATATAGACGGGAAAGTCACAAACTATATCGCCATTTTTGAAGACATGACCGCACATAAGATGATTCAAAACCAGTTAGCTCGCTATAAAAATAAGCGTGACTTTACTGGACTGATGACTCGAACCAAATTTATCCGTAATTTAGATGAACGCGTTGATCAAATGGTTGTTCTGATCGACATTTGCCGTTTTTCATCAATAAATACTCTCTATGGCGAAGCATTTGGGAATAAAGTGCTAAGACATGTTGGGCAAACCCTCACAGAGCACTTTTCGTCTTGTTCTTCTGACATTTGTCGTTATGGCGCGGATCAGTTTGCGCTGACGCTCGGTGAATCTTACTACGAACAAATCGACATTATTACAGAACGTATTCGCACGGTGTTAGAGGCAGAGTTTGCGATAGAGCAACGCAAACTGAAACTTTCTGTCAACATTGGGCATTCGAATCATGAGTACTCGGCTGCGGAATGTCACCCACTCACACAGGCTTACTATGCGCTTGATAAGGCAAAAAAGCGCCCTGTACCAAGCACCATTAAGTATTCCGCTTTGATGGAGCAAAGCATCAGTCGTAAGCACAAACTCGGCGTTCTGCTAAAAATGGCCATCGCAGAAAAAAGACTGCACGTTGAATACCAACCCATCTTCGACATTCAAGAAAATAGAGTCGTTAAGTTTGAAGCATTGGCGCGATGGACAGAAAATGGCGAAGTCATCTCTCCATTTGAGTTTATCCCTATTGCCGAAGAATTGGGTTATATCCGTGATCTCGGCCAGCTGGTATTAGATATTGCATGCACCGATATGCAAAGGCTGAAAGAACTTGGCCACGCCAATATGAGGATCTCTATTAATCGCTCGATTGAAGAGCTCAATCATGAGGAGATTAATAACTCATCGATCCTAAATACCATACACGAAGCTGGATTGAGCACCGATGACTTTATCATCGAAGTGACAGAGTCGATTCCTCTTGAAGACAAGCCAGAAGTTCAACGATTGCTAAAACATCTAAGACAGAACGGGCTTCGACTCGCACTTGATGACTTTGGTACAGGCTATGCGTCTTTTTCTAATTTGATGAAAAATACGGTAGACATACTGAAAATTGACCGGTCGTTAATTAAAAACATTGATACCGATAAGAACAATGCGGTGCTGGTAGAATCTGTGGGGCTATTGGCTAATCAACTGGGGCTAGATGTTATTGCAGAAGGCGTAGAGACAGAGGAACAACTTCAACTACTCAAATCTATGGGTTGTCGTTTTATCCAAGGCTACTACATCAGTAAACCAACGCCATTTGAGACAGCGATAAATCTACTTCAATAA
- a CDS encoding energy-coupling factor ABC transporter ATP-binding protein produces the protein MTIQINAHNLSMRFKERVLFHIPVLTIGPNEAVYLKGDNGVGKTTLLKILSGLSKPTTGFVDATNDGWFRRLFSRAGRKDVIYLHQSPYLFDGTVYQNVVYGIRYSKESTKDKRAQVITALRMVGLETLADEHISVLSGGEKQRVAMARAWILKPSILLMDEPSASLDQESIDRIVFMAKDLLKRGSSIVITSHQKNALTELCRKQWWLKDTTLVESPLLQVITDNKQENNYASSHAN, from the coding sequence ATGACCATTCAGATTAATGCACACAACTTGTCTATGCGCTTTAAAGAACGCGTGCTTTTTCACATCCCTGTATTAACGATTGGGCCAAACGAAGCCGTTTACCTCAAAGGCGATAACGGTGTGGGTAAAACAACGCTGTTAAAGATTTTATCCGGTTTATCCAAGCCAACAACTGGATTCGTTGACGCAACCAATGATGGCTGGTTTCGCCGTCTATTCAGTCGTGCCGGTCGCAAAGACGTCATCTATCTACATCAGTCTCCTTACCTTTTTGACGGTACAGTTTATCAGAACGTGGTTTATGGTATCCGCTATTCAAAAGAATCGACAAAAGATAAGCGAGCTCAAGTTATTACGGCTTTACGGATGGTAGGCTTAGAAACTTTGGCAGATGAACATATTTCAGTGCTGTCCGGGGGAGAAAAACAAAGAGTGGCGATGGCGCGAGCATGGATTCTCAAACCGTCGATTTTGTTAATGGATGAACCTAGCGCTTCTCTCGATCAAGAGTCTATCGACCGCATCGTGTTTATGGCAAAAGATTTGCTCAAGCGAGGGTCAAGTATCGTGATTACCAGCCATCAAAAAAACGCACTGACGGAACTATGCCGTAAGCAATGGTGGTTAAAAGACACGACTTTGGTAGAGTCTCCCCTGTTGCAAGTTATTACAGATAATAAACAAGAGAACAACTATGCTTCTTCCCACGCAAACTAG
- a CDS encoding bifunctional molybdopterin-guanine dinucleotide biosynthesis adaptor protein MobB/molybdopterin molybdotransferase MoeA: MNDSLPIPILGFAAYSGTGKTTLLEALLPKLTKAGLRIGMLKHAHHNFDVDKEGKDSYRLRKAGASQMLISSRNRFALMTETPDSESEFEYLLGRFDTSKLDIILVEGCKNIAFPKIELHREIVGKPWLYPNDGNIIAIASDAQATDTDLPQMNINDLESISQFVVNYAASHKPAKQSNSTDTASCDTLSPAFLSVEQGVAKILSLVGTVEETEECAVEAAYGRVLSDNVVSPVNVPQYTNSAMDGYAIRSDDLQRETYKVVAEVMAGHAYDSPLQLGEAVKIMTGAPTPEHGDTVVMREQATTTGDTVTFNGVNIKPGQNVRQAGEDLAIGSSVFNKGQRLSSAEMGMIASLGFDECSVFRQLKVAVFSTGDEVQAPGTPQKVNSIYDSNRFTIIGLLEKLGCDILDFGILEDNEEMMIQALQDASEQADVVLTSGGVSVGDADYIKLALEKLGQIDFWRINMRPGRPLAFGQINGKPFFGLPGNPVAVMVSFINFVEPALRQMQGEEGWRPLKVNAVACENLRSRQGRTEFTRGIYELDTNGQLTVRTTGKQGSGILRSMSEANCLIEISPAVDTVKSGESVTIIPLQGRI, from the coding sequence ATGAATGACTCATTACCTATTCCAATTCTCGGCTTTGCTGCGTACTCGGGCACGGGTAAAACGACCCTTCTGGAAGCGCTGCTGCCTAAGCTGACGAAAGCGGGCCTGCGTATCGGTATGCTCAAGCACGCCCACCACAACTTTGATGTCGATAAAGAAGGCAAAGATAGCTATCGGTTAAGAAAAGCTGGGGCTTCGCAAATGTTGATTTCTTCTCGCAACCGTTTTGCGCTGATGACTGAAACCCCTGACTCAGAATCTGAATTTGAATATTTACTGGGTCGATTCGACACCTCTAAGCTGGACATAATCTTAGTCGAGGGCTGCAAAAACATCGCTTTTCCAAAAATTGAACTGCACAGAGAAATCGTCGGAAAGCCTTGGCTATACCCAAATGACGGTAACATCATTGCCATCGCATCAGATGCCCAAGCTACCGATACCGACTTACCACAAATGAACATCAACGATTTAGAGTCGATTTCGCAGTTTGTGGTGAACTACGCAGCTTCCCATAAGCCTGCAAAGCAAAGCAACAGCACGGACACCGCTTCCTGTGATACGCTATCTCCTGCTTTTCTGTCTGTAGAGCAAGGGGTAGCAAAGATTTTGTCTTTGGTCGGCACGGTAGAAGAAACTGAGGAATGTGCAGTTGAAGCGGCTTATGGTCGAGTTCTGTCTGATAACGTTGTTTCACCTGTTAACGTTCCGCAATATACAAACTCCGCAATGGATGGATACGCGATCCGTAGCGATGATCTACAACGCGAGACATACAAAGTGGTTGCCGAAGTCATGGCGGGTCATGCTTACGATTCCCCACTACAACTCGGCGAAGCTGTAAAGATCATGACGGGCGCACCGACACCGGAACATGGCGATACTGTTGTCATGCGCGAACAAGCCACAACAACCGGTGACACGGTCACGTTTAATGGCGTAAATATCAAGCCGGGTCAAAACGTTCGCCAAGCTGGCGAAGATTTAGCGATAGGAAGTAGTGTTTTCAATAAAGGGCAACGCTTATCGTCCGCTGAAATGGGCATGATAGCCTCACTCGGATTTGATGAGTGCTCTGTCTTCCGACAATTAAAAGTGGCCGTTTTTTCCACTGGTGACGAAGTTCAAGCACCGGGTACACCGCAAAAAGTGAACTCTATTTATGACTCCAACCGTTTCACCATTATTGGATTATTAGAAAAGCTAGGTTGCGACATTCTTGATTTTGGCATTCTAGAAGACAATGAAGAGATGATGATCCAAGCGCTTCAAGATGCCTCTGAACAAGCAGATGTCGTGCTGACTTCTGGCGGTGTATCGGTAGGCGACGCGGACTACATCAAACTCGCTTTAGAAAAGCTCGGCCAAATCGACTTCTGGCGTATCAATATGCGACCAGGTCGACCACTCGCCTTTGGTCAAATTAATGGTAAGCCGTTCTTCGGTTTGCCCGGTAACCCTGTCGCTGTCATGGTGTCATTCATTAACTTCGTTGAGCCAGCCCTAAGACAAATGCAGGGTGAAGAAGGCTGGCGACCGCTTAAAGTCAATGCTGTGGCTTGCGAAAATCTTCGCTCCCGCCAAGGCCGAACTGAATTTACTCGCGGCATATACGAATTGGATACAAACGGGCAGCTCACTGTACGAACCACAGGTAAACAAGGTTCGGGCATTCTACGTTCTATGAGTGAAGCCAACTGCCTAATTGAAATCTCCCCTGCGGTAGATACGGTAAAGTCAGGTGAAAGCGTGACAATCATCCCACTTCAAGGCAGAATCTAG
- a CDS encoding ABC transporter permease, producing MSLWQTTLDALALLVSFDRELWEIVAVSFSVSVTAISIVILPAIFLSFLLAHADFRGKWFLLSLVNTLQAIPTVVIGLLLYMLLSRAGPLGNWEMLFTQKAMILGQMMIGFPVLVSMMHGALQSSDRRAIETSITLGASIPRIATTMIWEARFPLMAASIAAFSRIVTEVGCSMMVGGNIMGLTRNIPTAIAMESHKGAFAQGVALGIVLLSLALLLNFLLTSMRGKGYMRT from the coding sequence ATGAGCCTTTGGCAAACAACACTCGATGCGCTCGCCTTATTGGTGAGCTTTGACAGAGAGCTTTGGGAGATCGTTGCGGTCTCCTTTAGCGTTTCTGTGACGGCTATTTCCATCGTCATTTTGCCCGCTATTTTTCTCTCCTTTTTACTGGCCCATGCGGATTTTCGTGGTAAATGGTTTCTACTTTCTTTGGTTAACACGCTTCAGGCAATACCGACGGTTGTGATTGGTTTATTGCTCTATATGTTGCTTTCCAGAGCAGGACCTTTAGGAAATTGGGAGATGCTGTTTACGCAAAAAGCGATGATTCTAGGGCAAATGATGATTGGTTTCCCGGTTTTAGTCTCGATGATGCATGGCGCACTACAATCGAGTGATCGTCGGGCGATTGAAACTTCGATCACGCTAGGTGCTTCCATTCCACGTATAGCGACCACGATGATTTGGGAAGCGAGATTTCCACTCATGGCCGCCAGTATCGCGGCATTCTCTCGTATTGTCACCGAAGTTGGCTGTTCTATGATGGTTGGCGGAAACATCATGGGTCTCACCCGTAATATTCCAACCGCGATCGCCATGGAAAGCCATAAAGGTGCTTTTGCGCAAGGTGTTGCATTAGGGATTGTGCTACTGTCATTAGCTCTACTACTCAACTTCTTACTTACCAGCATGCGTGGAAAAGGCTACATGAGGACATAA
- a CDS encoding substrate-binding domain-containing protein: protein MKAITFTLTTASLALVSYSAFAAEDNSQVRLATTTSTYHSGLLDYLLPEFEKDTGYKVNVIATGTGKALKMGENGDVDLVMTHAPKAEASFVEKGYGMEPRKLMYNDFVIVGPKADPAKIADSKEIADVFKKIANMNATFISRGDDSGTHKKEKGIWAQTQIEPNFGGYRSVGQGMGPTLNMANEMQGYTMTDRGTWLAYNNKLDLKVLFQGDNSLFNPYQVILINPQRYPAINHKGAKVFSDWLVNDKGQQLINDFKLNGQQLFVANADKK from the coding sequence ATGAAAGCAATCACTTTTACTCTTACAACAGCGTCTTTGGCTTTAGTCAGTTATTCTGCATTCGCAGCGGAAGACAATTCACAAGTTCGCTTGGCTACGACGACGAGCACTTACCACTCTGGCCTTCTCGATTACCTACTGCCTGAGTTTGAAAAAGATACCGGTTACAAAGTCAATGTTATCGCTACAGGTACAGGTAAAGCGCTTAAAATGGGTGAAAATGGCGACGTTGACCTAGTGATGACGCACGCTCCAAAAGCGGAAGCGAGCTTTGTTGAAAAAGGCTACGGCATGGAGCCGCGTAAGCTGATGTATAACGATTTCGTGATCGTTGGGCCGAAAGCCGATCCTGCGAAAATTGCTGACTCTAAAGAAATTGCTGACGTATTTAAAAAAATTGCCAATATGAATGCGACGTTCATTTCTCGTGGTGATGACTCAGGTACACATAAAAAAGAGAAAGGCATTTGGGCGCAAACTCAAATCGAACCTAACTTCGGTGGCTACCGCAGCGTCGGCCAAGGTATGGGCCCAACGCTGAACATGGCAAATGAAATGCAAGGCTACACAATGACTGACCGTGGTACGTGGTTGGCTTATAACAACAAACTGGATCTTAAAGTCTTATTCCAAGGCGATAACAGTTTATTTAACCCATACCAAGTAATTTTAATTAACCCTCAACGTTACCCAGCGATCAATCACAAAGGCGCAAAAGTATTCAGTGATTGGTTAGTAAACGATAAGGGTCAGCAACTTATCAATGACTTCAAACTCAATGGCCAACAACTTTTTGTCGCAAACGCAGACAAGAAATAG